The following proteins come from a genomic window of Dreissena polymorpha isolate Duluth1 chromosome 1, UMN_Dpol_1.0, whole genome shotgun sequence:
- the LOC127871670 gene encoding tektin-1-like has product MAKLVQAPTRFTHQDWTTSNLTKYANAESERAAAERLVDESKRLSLETEKRTEKTQRDVNKKFQQRLDDIRYWKDELDDKLAGITTEIDNLLAFKTRVEKALEATHEPLHIAKQCLMNREKRQGIDLVHDDVQKELIKEVEAIEGVQALLQRSLEQAIEQIRLNRKAKFQLEKDLKDKFSVLSIDEYCEQLKNNSPNIDFKEGTAKIEANSVSPEDWQDFSHANILKAERERQSSVDLRSLVDGILQQTCNDMRKQCREVNVAFDKRIAETKDTKGKLEDHLNKVLAQMAEMEENIARLQKAISDKEQPMKLAQTRLDTRTQRPNVELCRDPVQYRLIEEVHEIEGSVAGLQARLADAEASLKGLIRNQLSLDEDIQVKSNTLFIDEVECMGMRKSINIQSF; this is encoded by the exons ATGGCAAAACTAGTCCAGGCACCAACTCGGTTTACCCACCAAGACTGGACCACATCCAACCTGACAAAGTATGCCAATGCAGAGTCAGAAAGGGCAGCAGCCGAAAGGCTGGTTGATGAATCAAAGCGTCTTTCATTGGAAACTGAAAAAAGAACTGAAAAAACCCAAAGGGACGTTAACAAAAAATTTC AACAACGACTTGATGACATCCGCTACTGGAAAGATGAGTTGGATGACAAACTAGCAGGTATCACAACAGAGATTGACAACCTCCTTGCATTTAAAACACGTGTAGAAAAAGCTCTGGAGGCTACTCATGAACCTCTCCACATTGCTAAGCAGTGCCTCATGAACAG GGAAAAGCGTCAAGGAATAGACCTGGTTCACGATGATGTACAGAAAGAGCTGATCAAGGAAGTAGAAGCCATTGAAGGAGTCCAGGCACTCCTTCAGAGGTCCCTGGAACAAGCCATTGAACAAATCAG GCTCAACCGTAAAGCAAAATTCCAACTAGAGAAGGACCTTAAAGACAAGTTTTCTGTTCTGTCCATTGATGAGTACTGTGAACAACTAAAAAACAACTCTCCAAACATAGACTTCAAGGAGGGCACTGCCAAAATAGAAGCCAA CTCTGTATCACCTGAGGACTGGCAGGATTTCTCGCATGCAAACATCCTGAAGGCGGAACGAGAGAGACAGAGCTCAGTGGATCTGCGCTCCCTAGTTGATGGCATTCTCCAGCAGACATGCAACGACATGCGCAAGCAGTGCAGGGAGGTCAACGTCGCCTTCGACAAGAGGATTGCTGAGACCAAGGACACCAAGGGCAAACTGGAGGACCATCTTAACAAG GTCCTGGCCCAGATGGCCGAGATGGAAGAGAACATTGCTCGCCTACAGAAGGCCATCAGCGATAAGGAGCAGCCGATGAAGCTGGCCCAGACACGGCTGGATACGCGCACCCAGCGACCAAATGTGGAGCTCTGTCGCGACCCTGTCCAGTACCGCCTTATCGAAGAAGTGCATGAGATTGAGGGCTCTGTGGCAGGCCTGCAGGCACGACTTGCCGACGCCGAGGCCTCTCTGAAGGGCCTCATTCGTAACCAGCTATCCCTTGATGAAGACATCCAGGTCAAGTCCAACACTCTGTTCATTGATGAGGTGGAATGCATGGGCATGAGAAAGAGTATCAATATCCAGAGCTTCTAG